Proteins from one Sabethes cyaneus chromosome 2, idSabCyanKW18_F2, whole genome shotgun sequence genomic window:
- the LOC128733678 gene encoding protein RER1 produces the protein MMNEEVTPSRNVVSQFFKRISQLYQLQLDRWTPHTKLRWAAAIGLVLLFLLRVFTKQGWYIVTYALGIYHLNLFIAFLTPKIDPALDLDDDQGPELPTKSNEEFRPFIRRLPEFKFWYAVSKSTIIGILCTFFEAFNVPVFWPILVMYFITLFCITMKRQIRHMIKYRYLPFTHSKPRYQAVPTEK, from the exons ATGATGAACGAGGAAGTGACACCGAGTAGGAATGTAGTATCGCAATTTTTCAAACGGATCTCACAG CTTTACCAACTTCAGCTGGACCGATGGACGCCACACACCAAACTGCGGTGGGCGGCCGCGATAGGCCTGGTGCTCCTGTTCCTTCTGCGAGTATTCACAAAGCAGGGCTGGTACATAGTGACCTACGCGCTTGGAATCTACCATCTCAATCTGTTTATAGCGTTCCTTACTCCAAAAATTGATCCGGCCTTGGATCTAGATG ATGATCAAGGGCCAGAGCTACCCACCAAGTCCAACGAAGAATTCCGACCTTTCATACGGCGGTTGCCGGAGTTTAAGTTCTGGTATGCCGTCAGTAAAAGTACCATCATCGGCATTTTGTGCACCTTCTTCGAGGCGTTTAACGTGCCCGTGTTCTGGCCGATATTGGTCATGTACTTCATTACGCTGTTCTGCATCACTATGAAGCGACAGATTAGG CATATGATCAAATACCGGTACCTGCCGTTCACCCACAGTAAGCCCCGCTACCAGGCGGTGCCGACGGAAAAGTGA